The genomic window ATAGGTTGATAATGACCATCAATAAGTCGAGAACCCTTAAGTTGCAAAGTCAGGTAATCTCCCGTCGGGTCATACTGAAAATACTCTGGTATTCCCAGTTGAGCATACTTACGCGGTTTTTCTTCTTCATCATTTTCCTGAGTAGTCAAAGAAGTAATTTCCAAAACAAAGCTAGGAACTTTATTTTCTTCCTGCCACAGTTTATAGCTCAAACGCTTTTTCTTCCTGACTCCAAAAACCACAAAAACATCGGGAGCAAGCACCGCACTTGGCACACCTTTTTTATAGTAAAAAAACAGATTGCCGGATACGTAGACATCCTCTCTATTTTGAAAATAAATATCTAGCGCTTCCACACAATAAATTAAATAATCGCGTGCTGGATCGCTCTCTGCCATTGTTGTACCATCAGAGTCGGGATAGATGATTTCAGTTTTGAGTTGATTTGGTGCAATCGTCATAAAGTCAAAACCTCAAACTCTTACAAAATACCAGACATCGACACTCCCAACCACCCGGCAAAGTTTTGTTTTTGCGTTGAGGAAGAGTTCTCCACAGCGACAATCTTGTAAGAGTTGGGGCGCGGTGCTGCTAGGGTAACTGGCAAAGTCCGCAACTCGTCTTGATGAAAAACTGTCACCTGGATGGTGTCGCCCGGTTTATAATCTTTGAGGCGATCGCTCAAATGTTCTGCCGTCACCCGCAACCCATCGATCGCCAGCAACTCATCACCAGCATCCACACCCCCTACTTGAGCTGGAGAACAAATTTCTACAAAATTGATTACTTCTTTACCATTTTGTGCTTTTCCTGTCAAGCCCATATAAGGTGGCTGTTCTTCATCCGAATCCGATCGCACTTGCAACCCAAAAGGTTCCAGGTACTCATCAAAAGGCAACTCATCCGTTCCATCAATATATCGCGCAAAAAAGTCCCTCAAATCCATACCAGCTACAGATTCGATCGCTTCCTGCAACTGGGAAGGCGTAAAGCCGATTTCCTCTTTACCGAACTCTGACCACATTTG from Argonema galeatum A003/A1 includes these protein-coding regions:
- a CDS encoding Uma2 family endonuclease; protein product: MTIAPNQLKTEIIYPDSDGTTMAESDPARDYLIYCVEALDIYFQNREDVYVSGNLFFYYKKGVPSAVLAPDVFVVFGVRKKKRLSYKLWQEENKVPSFVLEITSLTTQENDEEEKPRKYAQLGIPEYFQYDPTGDYLTLQLKGSRLIDGHYQPIAGNVLADGILSIYSEVLGLDLRLIGGELRFYDPQTGKKLLSHKETELARQQAEKARRDAIPRLLRLGLSVEQIAEALSLSVEEVRKFVE